A genomic region of Catalinimonas niigatensis contains the following coding sequences:
- a CDS encoding helix-turn-helix domain-containing protein: MSREIELSTAERECLQGILHKGRHAARTIKRARMLLLLSDGLTAEEVADKSGAALSTVYKIWNRYFEEGKDIEKTIREKYRSGQPPKLTEVVKAHITAIACSRPPEGRSQWSLKMIADKVVKLGYVEGISTETVRKYLKKSSSSPGRRSAG, encoded by the coding sequence GAGATTGAGCTATCAACAGCAGAAAGGGAATGTTTACAGGGGATTTTACACAAAGGTAGGCATGCAGCTAGGACAATAAAACGAGCCAGAATGCTGCTTCTTTTATCAGATGGACTTACTGCTGAAGAAGTAGCTGATAAATCCGGAGCAGCGCTTTCTACTGTCTACAAAATCTGGAATAGGTATTTTGAAGAGGGGAAGGATATAGAGAAGACTATTAGAGAAAAATATCGTTCTGGACAGCCGCCAAAGCTCACGGAAGTTGTCAAGGCACATATTACAGCCATTGCCTGCAGCAGACCTCCTGAAGGCAGAAGCCAATGGAGCTTAAAAATGATAGCAGACAAAGTAGTGAAGTTAGGCTATGTTGAGGGCATCAGTACAGAGACAGTAAGGAAGTATCTGAAAAAAAGCTCATCAAGCCCTGGCAGAAGAAGTGCTGGGTAA
- a CDS encoding IS630 family transposase, which produces MDQQYLQRMEQVLDTYHRKPEQAEVRLCLDERPCQLLEQVREPLPVKEGKAFREDSEYKRKGTCNIFLAYDIDAGIRHTKVTERRTKEDYAIFVNEILKEHYPEAEKVTLVQDNLNTHSYGSFFKALDEVRAWQLREKISFCFTPKHASWLNQAEIEFSALSRQCLKQRLGSIEEINRKVTAWQQMRNEQKVSISWSYTTEDARKTFRKFYPEKGSMN; this is translated from the coding sequence ATTGATCAGCAATATCTACAAAGAATGGAGCAGGTACTGGATACCTATCACAGGAAACCAGAGCAAGCAGAGGTGAGGCTATGTTTGGATGAGCGGCCATGTCAATTACTGGAACAGGTAAGAGAACCCCTGCCAGTAAAAGAGGGCAAAGCCTTCCGAGAGGACAGCGAATATAAAAGAAAAGGGACGTGCAATATCTTTTTAGCTTATGATATAGATGCTGGTATTCGCCACACCAAAGTGACAGAGAGGAGAACAAAGGAAGATTATGCGATTTTTGTAAATGAAATCCTAAAGGAGCATTATCCTGAAGCCGAAAAAGTAACGCTCGTGCAGGATAACCTTAATACCCACAGTTATGGTTCTTTCTTTAAAGCTTTGGATGAGGTTAGGGCATGGCAACTAAGGGAGAAAATCAGCTTCTGCTTTACTCCTAAACACGCCAGTTGGCTGAACCAGGCAGAAATAGAATTTTCTGCCTTAAGCCGACAATGTCTGAAACAAAGACTAGGCTCAATTGAAGAAATTAACAGAAAAGTAACTGCATGGCAACAGATGAGAAACGAACAAAAAGTGAGCATCTCCTGGAGCTATACTACAGAAGATGCTCGAAAAACATTTAGGAAATTCTATCCTGAAAAAGGTTCTATGAATTAA
- a CDS encoding BCCT family transporter, translating to MSKVRSNTQKSLGLEVNGPVFWSSIVFLLVSISLVLIFRESAETFFGDVQTAITSNMGWLFILCVNFFVGFCLFVAFSRFGAIRLGGKDASPEFTTSAWFSMLFSAGMGIGLLFWSIAEPINHFQTPPLGEPGTPAAARQAMNFTFLHWGMHAWAIYALVGLALAYFTYNRQLPLTVRSAFYPFLGERIHGVIGYIIDILAVIATLFGLATSLGFGVQQIAAGMHHVFPSILNNITTQIILIVIITGIATISVVTGVDKGVRILSEWNICIALLILVAVVVLGPTVFILGSYVQNTGAYIGNFMQLSFWNEAYSNNNWQGSWTVFYWAWWISWAPFVGIFIARVSKGRTIKEFVLGVLIAPSLLCFLWMTAFGSTALSETLAGNTAIADAVAADVSTALFVFFEQLPFSTILSVIGVLLVSGFFVTSSDSGSLVVVSLTSGGNSNPSVGLRVFWAVAGGAVAAVLLLGGGLQALQTAVIITGLPFAMILLLMCYSLYRGLDEEATEETKLGKTQQRKDYQQLVAEMLAKRARKQDAGMSETRKDNPTPPNPDTL from the coding sequence GTGAGTAAAGTAAGAAGTAACACACAAAAATCTTTGGGACTGGAGGTAAATGGTCCTGTATTCTGGTCATCCATTGTATTTTTATTGGTAAGCATAAGCCTGGTGCTTATTTTTCGGGAGAGTGCAGAGACATTTTTCGGCGATGTGCAGACAGCTATCACCTCCAACATGGGCTGGCTTTTTATACTGTGTGTAAACTTCTTTGTGGGTTTCTGTCTGTTTGTAGCCTTCAGCCGGTTTGGTGCGATAAGGCTAGGCGGCAAGGATGCTAGCCCAGAGTTCACCACTTCAGCCTGGTTTTCCATGCTCTTTAGCGCAGGAATGGGTATAGGTTTACTTTTCTGGAGTATTGCCGAACCTATTAATCACTTTCAGACGCCCCCACTTGGGGAGCCTGGCACACCCGCTGCTGCCCGTCAGGCGATGAATTTCACCTTCCTGCATTGGGGCATGCACGCCTGGGCCATTTATGCCCTGGTGGGACTGGCATTGGCATACTTTACGTATAACCGGCAGTTGCCGCTGACAGTACGCTCTGCTTTTTATCCTTTCCTGGGTGAGCGCATCCATGGCGTGATAGGGTATATCATTGATATTCTGGCTGTCATTGCCACGCTTTTTGGCCTGGCTACCTCTCTTGGCTTCGGTGTACAGCAAATAGCGGCTGGCATGCATCACGTTTTCCCTTCCATTCTCAATAATATTACCACCCAAATTATACTGATTGTCATCATCACTGGTATTGCCACTATCTCTGTGGTGACCGGAGTAGATAAGGGTGTTCGCATCCTGAGCGAATGGAATATCTGCATTGCCCTGTTGATACTTGTGGCTGTGGTAGTATTGGGGCCTACTGTTTTTATACTTGGCTCTTACGTTCAGAACACGGGTGCTTATATTGGCAACTTTATGCAGCTATCTTTCTGGAACGAAGCTTACTCAAACAACAACTGGCAGGGTTCCTGGACTGTTTTCTACTGGGCCTGGTGGATATCCTGGGCGCCGTTTGTAGGTATATTTATTGCCAGAGTATCCAAAGGGCGAACCATCAAGGAATTTGTACTAGGCGTGCTCATTGCCCCTTCACTCCTCTGTTTTTTATGGATGACAGCTTTCGGAAGTACAGCACTGAGTGAAACCCTGGCCGGCAATACAGCCATTGCTGATGCAGTGGCCGCAGATGTATCTACGGCACTGTTTGTATTCTTTGAACAACTGCCTTTTTCCACCATATTATCCGTAATTGGCGTTTTACTGGTATCAGGTTTTTTTGTTACTTCCTCCGACTCAGGATCACTGGTGGTGGTCAGCTTAACTTCTGGAGGCAACTCAAATCCTTCGGTGGGCTTACGCGTATTCTGGGCAGTGGCGGGAGGCGCTGTGGCCGCTGTGCTTTTGCTTGGAGGTGGTTTACAGGCATTACAAACAGCCGTTATTATTACAGGTCTTCCTTTTGCTATGATACTTTTGCTGATGTGTTACAGCCTGTACCGCGGCCTGGATGAGGAAGCTACAGAGGAAACAAAACTTGGCAAGACGCAACAGCGAAAAGACTATCAACAGCTCGTAGCCGAAATGCTGGCCAAACGTGCCCGTAAACAAGATGCCGGAATGTCCGAAACCAGAAAAGATAATCCTACACCGCCAAACCCAGATACACTATGA
- a CDS encoding universal stress protein, with protein sequence MITIDAMMVCLDLSDIDEKLVAFARSICERLEVHKVYFVHNIKVYELSDDFKDQFGDLDLASEVEENIQDIVTEQFGNVSDHEVFVSEEPNTEMILTDLVKRYKVKLTILGKKMSDKSTGALGTKLLRVLPCSVLVFPETARFNIQKVLVPIDFSDASVHALRLSKNLTDQLKLELEIMHVYRLPRQFFPLISEEKAIRKAEEVVKGKFAGLQKRHQEIAAVPYTLVRAANKSIAERITLHLEKGRHDLLVLGLKGNNPLPSLSLGSVPTEMYNTDIDVPLWLVYSEDVIKVK encoded by the coding sequence ATGATTACGATTGATGCTATGATGGTCTGCCTGGACCTGAGCGACATAGACGAAAAACTGGTGGCCTTTGCCCGCTCCATATGTGAACGCCTTGAGGTACATAAAGTATACTTTGTACACAACATTAAAGTATATGAGCTTAGCGATGATTTTAAAGACCAGTTTGGAGACCTGGACCTTGCCAGTGAGGTTGAAGAAAACATTCAGGATATTGTAACCGAACAGTTTGGCAATGTATCCGACCATGAAGTGTTTGTGAGTGAAGAGCCCAATACAGAAATGATACTTACCGACCTGGTAAAACGCTACAAGGTAAAGTTAACCATACTTGGCAAGAAAATGAGCGACAAAAGCACGGGTGCCCTGGGTACAAAGCTGTTACGCGTACTTCCGTGCAGTGTACTGGTATTCCCAGAAACGGCTCGCTTTAATATTCAAAAAGTGCTGGTACCGATTGATTTTTCAGATGCCTCCGTCCATGCGCTCCGGCTAAGTAAAAACCTCACTGACCAATTGAAGCTTGAGCTGGAAATTATGCACGTGTACCGCCTGCCAAGACAGTTCTTTCCGCTTATCTCGGAGGAAAAAGCTATCAGAAAAGCTGAAGAAGTAGTAAAAGGAAAGTTTGCCGGCCTACAGAAGAGGCACCAGGAGATAGCCGCCGTTCCTTATACTTTGGTAAGAGCTGCCAACAAGAGTATAGCAGAACGCATCACCTTGCACCTGGAGAAAGGCCGTCACGACCTGCTGGTATTGGGCCTGAAGGGAAATAATCCCTTGCCTTCGCTAAGTCTGGGCAGCGTGCCTACCGAAATGTACAACACAGATATTGATGTTCCGCTTTGGCTAGTGTATTCTGAAGATGTCATCAAGGTGAAATAA